The following are encoded together in the Lathyrus oleraceus cultivar Zhongwan6 chromosome 3, CAAS_Psat_ZW6_1.0, whole genome shotgun sequence genome:
- the LOC127127047 gene encoding putative disease resistance RPP13-like protein 1 yields the protein MAATSTTVGDAFLSAPIQTMIDKLISTDFRDYANNKKLNLSLLTQLQTALLALAPVLDDAEKMQIYNPGIKKWLDELKNVIFDTEDLLNQISYDSLRCKVTNQVQNFLSSLFNTNGDINSQIKSVCERLQLFAQQIDTIGLQTVSQKVLPMTHRSSRSSLNESLIVGRENDKEKLIKMLLSERDGESNNVGAVAIVGMGGLGKTTLAKLVYDDVEVDNHFDIKVWTTVSLDFDILEITRTLLETVTSRNWDTNDLHILRAELKQNLRGKRFLFVLDDVWHEVYDDWIHLVSSFVGKSGSKMIITTRNHTFTRTGGTFHTYTLGALSREESWSLLSTCAFGFDGSAYPQLENIGQSIAKKCRGMPLALKALAGLLRTNLDIEYWDAILTSDKWESHAHHVMPALHVSYQYLPSRLKRCFTYCSIFPKDYPLDRKQLVLLWMAEGFAEKSLDLKDAEEICDEFFDELISRFLFQQSNDDTEEEKFVMHNFIRELATYAAGTSCCQLEYKTRISKNVRHLSYNREKHDISMNYEIFHNFECLRTFLPVGPLWGQNCLSRQVLVDFLPTLIRLRVLSLSEYRNIKKLPDSFGNLTQLRYLDLSNTGIKSLPKTICKLYNLQTLILSNCYSLIDLPSHIGMLINLRHLDISRTNIKEMPMQIIELEKLRTLTVFIVGKGQVGLSIKELRKFPYLQGKLTILNLHNVIDSMEAFAANLKRKQRIEELVLQWGEQTEYCGAQLAVLDMLQPSITLKKLSISYYSGKIFPSWLGDSSFFYMVYLSISNCEYCLTLPPLGQLSSLKDLRIDGMKILKTIGSEFYGKVGEGSNSSFQPFPSLQNLQFRNMSSWKEWLPFEGGKFPFPCLQTLRLRKCPELRGHLPNHPPSLKEIVIIDCGRLLETPSTLHCLSSLENKNIVYLK from the coding sequence ATGGCTGCAACTTCAACTACTGTAGGAGATGCCTTTCTATCTGCACCTATTCAAACCATGATAGACAAACTAATTTCAACCGACTTTCGAGATTACGCCAACAACAAGAAGCTAAATCTCTCCCTCTTGACGCAGTTGCAAACAGCACTGCTCGCTCTTGCGCCTGTGCTGGATGATGCAGAGAAGATGCAGATCTACAATCCTGGAATCAAAAAATGGCTTGATGAGTTAAAAAATGTAATCTTCGATACAGAGGACTTGCTGAACCAAATTAGTTACGATTCTTTGCGCTGCAAGGTCACGAATCAGGTGCAGAATTTCCTTTCATCTCTTTTCAATACCAATGGAGATATCAATTCCCAAATAAAGAGTGTGTGTGAGAGACTGCAGCTTTTTGCACAACAGATAGATACCATTGGCTTGCAAACTGTAAGTCAGAAGGTTCTTCCTATGACCCATAGAAGTTCCAGATCATCCTTAAATGAATCTCTTATTGTTGGTAGGGAAAACGATAAAGAGAAATTAATTAAGATGTTGCTATCTGAAAGAGATGGTGAGAGTAATAACGTAGGTGCTGTTGCAATTGTAGGCATGGGAGGTCTCGGTAAAACGACCCTTGCTAAACTTGTTTACGACGACGTAGAAGTTGATAATCATTTTGATATAAAAGTCTGGACTACTGTGTCTTTAGATTTTGATATTTTGGAAATAACTAGAACTCTCCTTGAAACTGTCACTTCAAGAAACTGGGATACTAATGATCTTCATATTCTCAGAGCTGAGTTAAAGCAAAATCTACGGGGCAAAAGATTTTTGTTTGTGTTGGATGATGTGTGGCATGAAGTATATGATGACTGGATTCATCTGGTAAGTTCTTTTGTTGGAAAATCGGGAAGCAAGATGATCATCACAACACGTAACCATACATTTACAAGGACGGGAGGTACATTTCATACTTATACATTAGGTGCTCTATCGCGGGAAGAATCTTGGTCTTTACTCTCAACGTGTGCCTTTGGTTTTGATGGCTCTGCATACCCACAGCTAGAAAATATTGGCCAGAGCATTGCAAAAAAGTGTCGTGGAATGCCACTAGCTCTTAAAGCACTTGCAGGACTTCTACGTACTAATCTAGATATAGAGTATTGGGATGCAATTTTGACCAGTGATAAATGGGAATCACATGCGCATCATGTCATGCCTGCATTGCATGTGAGTTATCAGTATCTTCCTTCTCGCTTGAAAAGATGTTTCACTTATTGTTCCATTTTTCCAAAAGATTATCCACTTGACAGGAAGCAACTGGTTTTGTTGTGGATGGCAGAAGGATTTGCTGAGAAATCTCTAGATTTGAAAGACGCCGAAGAAATATGTGATGAGTTCTTTGATGAATTGATATCTAGATTCTTATTTCAACAATCAAATGATGATACTGAAGAAGAAAAGTTTGTCATGCATAACTTTATTAGGGAGCTAGCTACTTACGCAGCAGGAACGAGTTGTTGCCAGCTTGAATATAAAACTAGGATCTCTAAAAATGTTCGCCATTTATCATATAATCGTGAAAAGCATGACATTTCTATGAATTATGAGATTTTCCACAATTTCGAATGTCTGCGAACCTTTCTGCCAGTTGGCCCGTTGTGGGGACAAAATTGCTTATCTAGACAAGTGCTTGTTGATTTTTTACCCACTCTCATTAGATTGCGTGTGTTATCGCTTTCAGAGTATAGAAATATCAAAAAGCTACCGGATTCATTTGGCAATTTGACGCAGTTGAGGTATCTAGATCTTTCCAACACGGGAATCAAAAGTTTGCCGAAAACAATATGTAAACTATACAATTTGCAAACCTTGATTTTATCAAATTGTTATAGTCTCATTGATTTGCCATCACATATTGGAATGTTGATCAATTTACGTCACCTTGATATCAGTCGGACGAATATAAAAGAGATGCCAATGCAAATAATTGAACTAGAAAAACTTCGAACTCTAACTGTTTTTATAGTGGGTAAGGGTCAAGTCGGGTTAAGTATCAAAGAGCTCAGAAAATTTCCATACTTACAAGGTAAACTTACCATCTTGAACCTGCATAATGTCATTGATTCTATGGAGGCATTTGCTGCCAACTTAAAAAGAAAACAGCGAATTGAGGAGTTAGTGCTACAATGGGGTGAGCAAACTGAATACTGTGGAGCACAGTTAGCCGTGCTTGATATGTTGCAACCATCAATAACCTTGAAGAAACTGAGTATTAGCTACTATAGCGGAAAAATCTTTCCAAGTTGGTTGGGAGATTCTTCATTCTTTTACATGGTGTACCTTAGCATCAGTAATTGTGAATATTGCCTTACACTTCCACCACTAGGGCAGCTATCTTCTCTGAAGGATCTAAGGATAGATGGTATGAAGATATTGAAGACAATTGGCTCGGAGTTCTATGGCAAGGTAGGAGAAGGTTCTAATTCTTCATTCCAGCCATTTCCATCCCTACAGAATCTGCAATTTAGAAACATGTCAAGTTGGAAAGAATGGCTTCCCTTTGAAGGTGGAAAATTTCCTTTTCCTTGTCTCCAAACTTTGAGGTTGCGGAAGTGTCCTGAACTGAGAGGACATTTGCCCAACCATCCTCCTTCTTTAAAAGAAATCGTAATAATTGATTGTGGCCGTCTCCTGGAAACACCATCCACTCTGCATTGCCTCTCATCGTTggaaaataaaaatattgtttaCCTAAAATGA